The nucleotide sequence GAGCTGCTCATGGAAGCTGCGGGGCATCAGGGACCACTCGTCGACGTACGCGCCCCGGCAGGTCATGCCCCGGAGCCGGTTCTCGCTGCGTTCGTCGTTGAAGGTGATGACCTCGACCGTGGTGCCGAGGATCGTGGCGGTCGGCGCCCCGGGTGTACGTCGTCGCCTTGGCCAGCGGTCCGAAGAGCACCGGGTCTCGCAGCGGGTTGAAGATGTTCCGGACCGCCGTGTCGTACGTCTTCGCGGTAACGACCAGGTCCCGCTCTTTCGGGGTCTTCGGGTCGGCGAGGTACATCAGCCACCGGAGCAGACCGGAGGCGGTCTTCCCGGACCGGATGGCGCCCTCGGCGAGGTTGACGAAGAAGTTGCTCTCGCAGACGTACTCGATCTGCTTCTCCGACAGGGGCAGGCCCCGGAGGTCGACGCCGGTCACGTCGCGTCCTTACGCGCGTTGATCAGGGCTTCGCGCAGGTCGGTGAGCATGCTCTTCTCGGACTCGTTGCCGGTGGCCTTGTCGTACTCGGCCAGCTTGAGTGCGGTGTTGGCGAGGGCCTGAATGGCGCTGGCGATGTCCCGCTTGTCCCGGAACGGCGGCTCGTCGACGTCGCGCTCGTTGTAGTCGTTCTCCTTGCCACCGAAGTTGTAGATCTTGGCCTTGGAGAACATCTGGCCCATCAGCTTCTGGGCACCCGCGAGTGCGTCGACCTGGAGCTTGGCGCGGCGGGCGGCGGCGTCGTCCTTCTTGGCCTGGGTGGCGACCTTCGTGCGCTCCCGGTCGAACGTCAGGCCGAGCTCGTCGGCGATGCGGGAGATGGTCTTCCCCGAGCGGCCCATCTCCTTCGCGATGGCGTTCCGGCTCAGCTTCTGGGCGTGCAGCTCCTTGACGCGGTCGTAGTCGGCCTGGGTGACGGGGCGGGGGCGGGTCATGGGTCACCTCGTCACGGCCCTTGGCCGGTCAGGGGTCGGCGGACAACTCGACGTGGGCGGGCGGGGCGGCGAACCCGACCGGAGAGCTGCGGGCGTATCCGGCCGTCTCGCGGAACAGGTCGAGTGCCTTGGCGGCGACGACGTCCAGGGGCTCGGCGGCTTCGACGATGACGGTGTGGCCGGCCACGGTGACGTCCACCTTGCCGGGGCGGGCGGATCGGTCACGACTGCTCCGAGGGGGAATTCCCGCCCTGCGGGGATGTTGACCACATTCGGTGCCGGCAGTGGGGCCGGCCGAGTCCATAGGGGGCGGATCATGCCGAACAACGGCAACGATGAAAACGAGCTGCTCCGCGAGGCGAAGGTGTCGATCCTCAAGAAGATCACCGAGCTCAACACCACCTCCGTGGGCCTGAAGGGGACCCTGGAGCTCGCGATGGCGTACACCGTGCTCGACCGGGGGAAGCTGCCGGCGAGACGCCGAAGAGCTGACCGGGTGTGCGGGCAGGCCGGCCACCCACAGCGACCTGCCCGCGTTCCCCCGGCGCGTCCGACCTGGACGCGAAACAGCCCGGGAGCCGTGGGGCTCTACCGGGCTGCGGACAGACTCCGCCTATGGGAGTCGGTGAACAATCATCATGCGGCGAGGGCGACTCCAACGTCAACTCGGCGTCGTCGTCCGCGGCCGCCGGTGCGCTTGTCCGCCTCAATGCGGGCGGCTTCGTCCAATGGGCTGTAGCCGCGCTGGGTGGTGAGGCCGTCCCGGTCCCGCCACCGCCGGACCATCGCGGTGGTGATGTCGACGCCCAGGCGGTGGACGAGCTGCTGGCGGTGCCCCACTGCCGGCCGGCGTACGGGAGGAGTGGGGCCTCGGCGGGGCAGCGGCCGTCGGCGTCGAGGCGGAGACCGCAGCGCGGGCAGCGGGTAGCCATGATCCGAGCGTACCTTCCTAGGCTACTTCGGATGGCTCCACCATAAGTGGCATTATGGTGCCCCATTTTTGGGGCTAATCGGACATCGGCAGCCGCCCTGGTTCCCCTACGCACCGACGTGATTTCGACTGGACGGGTCGGTGAAAATTGATGGCGACTCACCTATGAACCAGGAGGACGAGTGGAACGAGCCGAACGCTTCCTCGCTGCGCTGCGCGAGACGCTCGAGCTTACGGATCGGCTGAACAAGCGCAGTCTCGAGCGGCAGTTCTGGGTGCCCCGGCCATCTTCGGTGTTCGACCGTGAGTTGCAGAACACTCAGGTTGACAAGCGGGGCATCCCGTGGGGACAAGATGAGGCAACGTACGCGTTCGAGATGGCCTACATGAGCATGTTTGCAGTTGGCGACCACCTGGCGGCCATCCATACGCTCCTCCAGCCCCCGATACCGGTGCTCGGTCAGGCGGTTCTGGCCAGATCGGTCTTCGAGAGCGCCGCCTTCGCCTTCTGGATCATGGACCCCCACATCACCGTGCGCCAGCGGGTGGCCAGGGCGTACCTCGTGTTCTGGTCCGAGGCCAAGAGGAACCTCAAGGTGACCCCGAAGCACGAGACGGCCAACGTCGCCGCCGCTCAGATGCATCTCGACAAGGTCTTAGGGCGCATCGACGAGTTGGGGCTCAGCAGAGCCGGTGTCACCGTCGAAGGTGAGCAGATCCCGTCGAAGACGGTCCTAGTCGCGGAGCTATTCGCTGACGACCTCCTACAACCCCACAAGAACATTTACTCGCCCTACTCTGGCGTAACCCACGGGGAGATGACGGCGCTAATGACTCGCAAACTCACCCCAACCGGTGCCGACCCTGTCTGGTCCATCACGCCGCGGCAACTCACCGAGAACGTCGAACTCGCGATGGCCGCGTTCCGAGCGCTCCACCGGCGGCTCTGCTTCGGTGGTATGGGTGCTCAGGGTATGGGCGGCCAGCCGGGGTTGGAGCACAGGCTCTGGGAGAACAACGTGGGACGCCGCCTAGAAGCCATCCACCGGGCTCTGGTCTAAGCATCAGATGGCGTTCAGCACTTGGCCCTTCCGGTCAGCCTTCCGGGCCACAGCGAGTACGGCGGCCCGGGGCCAGATGTGCGCGACGCCTTCCACCGCACCGTCCAGCCCGCACCGGCAGCCCTGGCCGGTGCACAGGCACTGCTCGGCGCACACCACCGTCCCACCTCCGGGCCGGCGGTCTGCACCTCGAGGCGACGCACCTGGCACACCGGGCACGGCGGCTCACCGGGCACGAGGGACCGCTCGGCGTAGAGGCCGACGGCGTTGCGGATCCAGGCGTCCTCGTCGGCCAGGTGCCGAGCCACGATCGCGGCGGTGCCAGGCAGGAGAGCGGGGATGCCGGCGATGAGGCGGCCGAGCGGGTCGGTGTCGGCGGCGAGCCGGGTCATGACGGCGAGTCCGGCGATGCGCCGGTCAGCGCGGTCGGAGAGCACTTCCACCGGTTGATGCGGGGCATCCGGTCGGCGGTGGCGACCATGTCCGGGGTGGGATCTCCGTGCCCACCGAGCGCGTGCGCCGCCCCCAGGACGGTGAGCGAAGCGCCTCCGGAGCTTCGAGCTGCTCGGCGGCGATCTGCTTGGCCTCGTCGTCGGCGAGCTGGGCGAGGTGGGTATGCGCCTTCCGGAGGGACCAGGCGTTGGCGGTGGCGTGCAGGTGGTACGGAGTCATCGGGCCTTCCGGGTGAGCAGGTTGATGGCGGCGCAGCCGAGCCAGGCCGCGGTGAGGGCGAGGAGGGTGGGCGGCGGCGGGTTGCCCCAGGTGCGTGCGGCGGCGTCGAGGGCGAGTACGGCGGCCGCCCCCGCCACCAGTGCGGCGGCGGAGGCGGCCAGGATGTGGCGGGTCACAGGTGCGCCCCGGACGGCTGGATGGTGACCACGGGCTGGATGACGTCGTCCGGCCAGGGCTGGTCGTCGTCGGGGTGCAGGTGCAGTTGCCGATGCCGCAGCACTCCCGGCGCAGTCGTACTCTTCGCAGTCGCAGATGCCGTCGTCGCCGCTGCACAGGTACGAGCGCGGGCTACGCGCAGCCGTGGTCGCAGCGTGGGCAGTCGCAGGAACGATGCCATCGCCTGGCCGGCGTACGGGTCAGGAAGGCCGCAGACGTCGCACCTCACCGGTCAGCCCTCCACCGGCGCGGCTTGCGCCTGCTTGGCGGCCAGGCGATGCACTCGTCGTGGAGTAGCCCGCTGGCTGCCGCTGCCAGGTGTACGCCTCGCCCTTGTAGACGCCGCGGCGGCAGTACTTGCAGGTGGTGAGGTAGGTGGTGGTGTTGCCGCTGGGCTTGAGGCTGGTGAGTGCGGTGGTGGGTCGGATCCGGGGACCGGTCAGCCCTCCTGCTGGTCGAGGGCCGCCAGGACGGCTTCAACGCACTTCTCCCACACCGACAGCGGCACGAACGGCCCGATGTCCAGCAGGGTGCGGGTGAGGGCGTTGAAGACCAGGGCGTGACGGCGGCGGCGGTCGCTCGTCGTCCTGCGCGCGGGGCCCGGCGGAACGAGGGCGGCGGCCTTCGCGCGGTCCGCCATGCCGGAAAGCAGCTCGGCCAGCGCAGCGCGCATCTCGTCGTCGGTGGGCTCGGGTGCGATTTTCCGGGCGCACGCCTTGATGGTGCGCTTACGGGCGGCGCGTGGGCCGGTGCCTCCTACGTCGCCCATTTCCTCGGCCCATGCCACAGTAGGTCGCTGGCCTCGGTGAACGCCTGGCGCTTGGCCTGCTCCAGTGCGGCTCGCGCCTGGTCGCGTTCGGCGGTGAGGGTGGCGATTTGCCGGTCGCGGTCGTACATCTCGGCGAGTCGGCCGGTGGCGAGGAGTCGGGCGGCGTCGCGGTCGCGGCGGAGCTGCTCCGGCTCGTCGTGCACCGGGAGGGTCGGCTGGCGACCGGGGCGTCTCCGGCGTCGTACGGGGCCGCGTCGGCGGGCTGCTGGCCCAGGTCGAGCTTGCCGAACGGGGCGAGCTGTCCGGCGCCCTCGCGGATTAGGCGTGCGTTCCAGTGCTCGCCGGGAAGCTCGGTGCCGGTGGGCATGGCGCGGGTGTCGGGGGTCTGGTCGGTCACGGTGTCCTCCGGGTCAGGCGCGGGTGCCGTGGGTGGCGTAGACGGTGGGCTCGGTCGGGGTGCCGGTGGACGTCTGCGCGCCGCCGGGCGTGGACTGGTAGGCGGCGGCGTGGAGGGCGTCGCACAGCCGGCCGAGCGGGTCGTCCTGGGGGCGTCGTCGACGAGGTGCTGGTGGAGGGTGGCCAGCTCGGTGGGGCTGTAGGCCGTGGCGAGGGCGTCGGCGAGGGCGGTGTCAGCGGGCACGGTGGGTCTCCTCGAGTTCGTGGCGGATGGCTCGTGCGCGGGCGGGGGTGACGTAGGGGTACTGCCGTCCGAGGGCTTCGTCGTCGTCCTCGGGGGCCGGCGGGGGACGTGGGCCTGGGCGCGTCGGATGGCCTCGCGGGCGCTGGCCCTGGCCCGCTTCATGCCGGGCGTCAGGTGTCGGGTGGTCATGCGCTGCTCCGGGTGTGGGTGGCGCAGGCGTTGCCGGCGATCGGGTCGACGGCGAGGGTGGTCTGCCCTTCGGCGTGGCACTGGAGGCAGAAGCCGAAGCCCTCGCGGGTGGGCTGCCGGTCGGAGTTGGTCACCAGGCGGAGGTTCGGACCGCGACCGGGCTGCGTCTCGCGCGCGCGGTCGTGAGTAACGGTGGGAGCTTGCGGTGGTAGCTGTTCCGCCGGAGAGAGTGAGCTTTCAATCCCAGTCCCAGGCGCCGGAGGCGACTGGGGGCGCAGGGGGTCTGGGGGCAGCGTGCCCCAGAGGGAGGTTCCTGGGTGGTTTCTCGGGTGGTTCCCGGACGGTTCACGGGTGGTTCGGGGGCGCTGCGTCCGTACGTACGTCGTCAGGATCCGTACGTACGGACTCTGTGTCGGTACGTACGAACGCAGAATCCGTACGTACCGACTCTGCGTCCGTACGCTGCTTCTTCTGCTTGCGCCGGTACTCCCGCAGCCGGGCTGCCTCAGCCGCCTTCTTCTCATCGATCTCGGCCTCTAGCTGAGCCCGCTCAGCGGGGTCGCGCTTCTTGGTCATGTCGAGGTTCCAGCGGGGGTGCCCCACCGGGTGGTGCCGTCGGGGACCAGGAGGCCGGCGGCCTCGAGCCGAAGCTCGGCGCGCTGGATCGTCCGCTCGTCGAAACCGGTGCGCCAGATGACGTCGGCGATGCTGGCGTGGGTGTCGCGGCCGAACTCGTCGGCACGCTCGGCACGGGCGACGAGCACCGCGCGGGCCGTCGTGTCCGGCAGGCCGGCCTTTGTGCGCAGCATGGGTGCCTCGTCGAGGGCCCACTGCACGGCCTGGTAGCTCACCCGGTGCTCCTGATCTGCTGGTACTAGTCGGTCGGGGTGGCGGTCCGGGCCCCGGGGAGGTGAGGCCCGGACCGTACGGTCAGCGGGGCTCGGCGTCCGGCCAGCAGGCGTCCTCGGTGCACGCCTGGGCGCCGCGGTGGTCCGCCCACGCGGCGGAGAGCAGCGAGCACTCGTCGTCGTCCTGGGCGCACGCGGCCACCGGGACGGAGGACCTCTGTTCCTTGCCGAAGACGAACTTCCCGTTGGGCCGCTGGACGTACGTCGGCCGGTGGGCGACGGAGCCAGCACCGAAGGGCAGCCGGACGGCGACGGACGACCCGCCGTTGGTCAGCTCACGGGCAGGCGGGGCATGGTCGTGGTGGTCACGATGGTTCTCCTCGGTCTGGTCGTGCCGGGTGGCCATGGCGACGAGCAGGACCCGGCGGCGGTAGGCGGTGTGCTCTGGGTGCTCCCGGGCGATCTCCTCCGGCCGCGGCCACCGTTCGGCGATGACGGCCTGGAGCAGCTCGGCCCGGTTCATCAGCCGGTCCGGATGGAGGCGCGGCGGCGGGCCCGCTGGCGGGTGACGGTGCGCGTCGTGACGCCGAGCCGCTTAGCGATCTCCCGGGCGGACTCGCCGCGTGCGGTGAGTCGGTCGATCGCGGCGTGAATCTCCGGCAGGGTCATCTGCGCCGGTCGCGGACCGTCGACGGCCCGGTCCACGACGACCTCGTCGAAGCCGTGTCTGGGTGCGCGCTGGTTGCTGACGGACCCTCGGATGTAGCCGCGGCTCAGGTAGCCGCGATGGTTGGCGGCCTTGGCGGCGGCGATGGCCTCGGGCAGCAGCAGCGCTGGTGGCGGCGTGCGCTGGCGGTGCCGTGCCTGCGGGCCGGACAGTCCGGTGTGGCGGTCACTGGTCTCCTCCGATCCTGCGTAGCTGTTCGGCTTGGGCGGCATCGCGGTCGGCCTCGAGGGCGGCGACCGCGGCCTGGTCGTGCACCCCGTTGGCCTCGGGGAGACGGCACCGGTGGCAGCAGCCGGGCGTCTGGTCGGACTCCTGGTACGGGTGCGGGTCGGGGCGGCGGATCGTGGCGATCGTGCGGCGGCTCACCGGACACCAGCCCGGACGGTGATGGTCACGGTGACCGGGGTCAGCGGCCCGCACTCGTGGTCGCCGTACGGCCGGCTGTACCGGGCACCGCAGGCCCGGCAGGCGTACGACTCGTAGGCGGTGAGCACCTCCGGTCCGGGCACCGGTGCCGGCGCGGCGCCGGCCGTGAAGGTGGCGCACGTGGTGCAGTGCCGGCAGCCTCCCAGGACTTCTCGCCCCACTTCAGGCCAGCGCGGTGGCAGGCCCGGACGTGCCCGCAGGTGCACATGAGCTCGAGGGCCGTGGGAGCTGCCATCACGCACCGCCCGGATCCGGTCCAGCTCGTCGGCCAGCTCCCGGCGGAGCGCCTCCAGGTGGTGGATCTCGTCGCGCAGGGCCGGGATGTCGTCGGCGCAGAGCCGGGCGTAGAGGTTGACCGTCCAGGCTCCGGAGTCGCGGGCCTCGACGTAGGCGGTGTACCGCTCGCCGATGCCGTCGAGGTCGGCCGGGAGGCGAGGCGGCCCGGCCGGGGCCGGCGTGGTGCCGGCCCCGGGAACAGCGGAATGACCTCAGCCACCGGACACCACCGCCGGCCCGCACTGCGGAGACTCACCAGACCGGCAGATCCGCTCCGTCAGGTCCATCTGGCCCTGGTTGTAGCGGTCCCACGCCTCCGCGCGCTCCGTGTGCGTGGTGCGGGCGTCCATCAACTGGCCGCCGCCCACCTCACGCGGGTTGCGCGGGTCGTAGGAGTAGTCCTGCCAGTCCCGCCAGATCTGCTGGTGTGCCCCGCACAGGCCGGCGGGGGTCCGGCGGCTGAAGCGCGCGTACTCACCCACGGGACGCTCCGGCGGGCAGCGGGGCGGGCCAGGTGGCGCGGATGGCCGGGTTACACAGGAAGCAGTTGCAGCGCGACTTCTGGTCGGCCGCAGCCCGCTCCTGCTCCCGCTCGACGATCCCGGGCAGGCAGGCCATGCACAGGTCGCCGTGCATCGGCTCCAGGCCGGCAGCGATCTGCTCCTCGTCGGTCGCCCACTGGCAGCCGCCGGGGCACGGGCTGTTCTCGGTGCAGCCGCACCGGCGGCAATCCACGATCTCGCCGCCACCGGCGTCGATCGGGTCCGGGGCGTCCGGCATGATCGCGGACTCCGGCCACCGCGGGGCCGGCGGCACCGGCGCCGCACCGGCCGGGCCGGCGTACCGGTCGATCCAGGCCAGCCCGTACCGGTCGAGCTGCCGCTGCGCCCGGGTCACCGCGACGTACGCCAGCATCGCCTCGTCCTCGGCGATCCGGTGCGTCCCGTCCTCCTGCTGGCGGGGCTCCGGGAAGTCGTCGGCGATCAGCACCGACCCCCACTCCCGGCCCTTGGCCTTGTGCGCGGTGCTGACCACCACGTCCGCGCGGTCCTCATCCACCAGGGCGTCACACACCCGGATCACCTCGCGGGTGCCGTGCTTGTCGATCAGCCGCACGAACACCGCAGGTCGGACCCGCTCGCGTCGTGCTCGACGTACTCCTGGACCTCCGCCCAGCTCTGGAAGGCGAACAGTTCCGGGTGATCCGTCGGGAGCTTGGCCTGCAACCGCTGGGCGGCCTCGGCCATCCGCCGGATGTCGGTGCCGCCACCGACGAGCGCGACCCGGCGGCCCTGGTCGATGGCGTCCATGACCCGCAGGACCGCCCCGCCGTTGGACCGGCACAGGATCGCGTCCGGCTCGTCAACGGGCCCGACCCGGGACGGGATCCGGTCGTACCCGGTCAGCCGCAGCGGCGTTTCCAGCAGGGACAGCCACTTGTTCGCCTCCGCGGCGACCGCCGGCCCGAACCGGAAGGACTGGCTGAGCTGGAAGCGGCGGCCGTCGAAGCTGGCCATGGCGTCGGTCGCGCCCCGCCAGCCGTAGATGGCCTGCGCGCGGTCGCCCACGAGGATCCGCTGCGCCGGCTGCCGCGACACCAGGCCGGCGACGGCCGGGTTGGAGTCCTGCGCCTCGTCCAACAGCACGTAGTCGGCGTGGATCACCGGGTCGGCAAGGATCCACATCTTCAGGTACATGTCGTGGGTGAAGCGCAGCCGGCCGTCGAGCTGGGTGAGGTCGGTGTCCCACGCCTTCTGCGCGATGGGGATCAGGTACTTCGCCAGCTCTGCCTGGCCGGGCCGGTCGAGGCCGTTGACCAGCGGCACGTGCATCCGCTGGACCTCGCGGTCGTCGGAGTAGCAGAACCGCTGCACCGTCTCCCCGACGAGGCGGGCGAGCTGCTGAGGGGCGAGCATCGTCTCGCCGAGCTTCACCGGCTCGTTCAGGCCGAGGATGATCGCGGCCTGCCGAGCCGGAATGCGGGGCCCGTTGAGCCGGTGGGCGTACTGCCGGCCAACCGCCCCGTACGCGAAGGAGTGCGCCGTCTTGCAGGTGACGCTGCTCGGGAACTCCTTGGCCGCGTCGGTGGCGATGCTCTTGTTGTAGGCCAGGTAGGCGCCACGCCGGTTCGCCCGGTCGCGGGCCAGCATCTTCAGGGTGGACGTCTTGCCGGTGCCGGCACCGGCCTCGATGGTCAGGTCGTCGCCGGTGCGGGCGGCCTCGATGATCGCGGCCTGCTCGTCCGTGGGGTATGGCTCATCCGGCCATCTCCATCTCGCGCTGCGCGGGCGGGGTCTGCTGGGCGATGAACGACTCGGTCCGCTCGATCACCCGGGCCACCTCGTCGTCCGTGAGGTCGTTGGTGCTGCCGACCGGCCGGTTGGCGATGTCGCTGACGTACGCCAGGCGCTCGTCCCGGTCGGTGATGTCGGCCTGGCCGAGGAGGGCGAACATCTTCCGGCGCTGCGGGTCGTTGCCCGGGTTCTTCGCCGGCGGGAACAACTCGTTCTTCCGGGCCTTCCACCGGCCCTGGATGTGCTCGGCCTCGGCCGGGCTGATCCGGCCCTCGTTGACCGCCTCGCCGGCGGCCCGC is from Micromonospora pallida and encodes:
- a CDS encoding helix-turn-helix domain containing protein, whose amino-acid sequence is MTRPRPVTQADYDRVKELHAQKLSRNAIAKEMGRSGKTISRIADELGLTFDRERTKVATQAKKDDAAARRAKLQVDALAGAQKLMGQMFSKAKIYNFGGKENDYNERDVDEPPFRDKRDIASAIQALANTALKLAEYDKATGNESEKSMLTDLREALINARKDAT
- a CDS encoding helix-turn-helix domain-containing protein, yielding MPPKPNSYAGSEETSDRHTGLSGPQARHRQRTPPPALLLPEAIAAAKAANHRGYLSRGYIRGSVSNQRAPRHGFDEVVVDRAVDGPRPAQMTLPEIHAAIDRLTARGESAREIAKRLGVTTRTVTRQRARRRASIRTG
- a CDS encoding 3'-5' exonuclease, with product MRLIDKHGTREVIRVCDALVDEDRADVVVSTAHKAKGREWGSVLIADDFPEPRQQEDGTHRIAEDEAMLAYVAVTRAQRQLDRYGLAWIDRYAGPAGAAPVPPAPRWPESAIMPDAPDPIDAGGGEIVDCRRCGCTENSPCPGGCQWATDEEQIAAGLEPMHGDLCMACLPGIVEREQERAAADQKSRCNCFLCNPAIRATWPAPLPAGASRG
- a CDS encoding UvrD-helicase domain-containing protein, with the translated sequence MIEAARTGDDLTIEAGAGTGKTSTLKMLARDRANRRGAYLAYNKSIATDAAKEFPSSVTCKTAHSFAYGAVGRQYAHRLNGPRIPARQAAIILGLNEPVKLGETMLAPQQLARLVGETVQRFCYSDDREVQRMHVPLVNGLDRPGQAELAKYLIPIAQKAWDTDLTQLDGRLRFTHDMYLKMWILADPVIHADYVLLDEAQDSNPAVAGLVSRQPAQRILVGDRAQAIYGWRGATDAMASFDGRRFQLSQSFRFGPAVAAEANKWLSLLETPLRLTGYDRIPSRVGPVDEPDAILCRSNGGAVLRVMDAIDQGRRVALVGGGTDIRRMAEAAQRLQAKLPTDHPELFAFQSWAEVQEYVEHDASGSDLRCSCG